The following proteins come from a genomic window of Leptospira neocaledonica:
- the lptB gene encoding LPS export ABC transporter ATP-binding protein, with translation MGQRIRCQNLIKIYNKRKVVDGVSFDVRKGEVVGLLGPNGAGKTTSFYMSVGFVKPDSGHVFIDDQDVTEAPMHTRAKLGVGYLAQEASIFRKLTVAENLEAILETLNIPRSEIIRRRDELLLELQIMRVANQKGFTLSGGERRRCEIARALVTNPDFILLDEPFAGVDPIAVKDIQTVINSLKQKGLGILITDHNVRETLKITDRAYIMHSGRILIAGTPKELVNDKEAKRMYLGEDFKL, from the coding sequence ATGGGACAAAGGATCCGATGCCAAAACTTAATCAAAATTTACAATAAACGCAAGGTTGTAGACGGAGTCAGTTTCGATGTTCGCAAAGGAGAAGTAGTAGGTCTACTAGGTCCGAACGGTGCCGGAAAAACTACTTCCTTCTATATGTCTGTCGGTTTCGTAAAACCTGATTCAGGTCATGTGTTTATAGATGACCAAGATGTTACGGAAGCTCCTATGCACACTAGAGCAAAACTAGGAGTAGGTTATCTTGCACAAGAAGCTTCTATCTTCCGAAAATTAACCGTTGCAGAAAACCTAGAAGCAATCCTAGAAACTCTGAACATTCCTAGATCAGAAATCATTCGCAGAAGAGACGAACTACTGTTAGAATTGCAGATTATGAGAGTGGCTAACCAAAAAGGTTTTACACTTTCAGGCGGGGAAAGAAGAAGATGCGAAATCGCTAGGGCCTTAGTCACAAATCCGGATTTTATCCTTCTTGACGAGCCGTTCGCAGGGGTTGACCCTATAGCTGTAAAAGATATTCAAACCGTTATAAATAGTTTAAAACAAAAGGGACTAGGCATCTTAATCACCGACCATAACGTTCGAGAAACATTAAAGATCACGGATAGAGCATATATCATGCATAGCGGTAGGATCTTAATCGCGGGAACTCCTAAAGAACTCGTGAACGATAAAGAAGCAAAAAGAATGTATCTAGGAGAGGACTTCAAACTGTGA
- a CDS encoding LIC_11548 family sensor histidine kinase: protein MKWFPFRVEEENRYYLRDLLILSGVIFIAVLSAEIIHFRNSENIDIVDRILIYVYYTVPLVVLFLILSYFYRNRRNLETGRLKSSIRYRLSLSFLFIAMLPSFPVFLLTSNVIGRVFEGFYGLDIAQALEAGDHFVRKELDLEKRNLLEKAKLFRNLVQRQNPNPNLLTNRANELDLISNPNYYVGWYDNNTAILENRSLKLAISPQEFTSFGIEGISEKLALNQNLGFYLLKIDSLNPTKFLILGKRVFQGEEARAYSFINTRKNYITADLAKEKLPYEVRLTITLLTVFAFLLSIFFSLVFARKISRPIIDLANATQKVSLGDTDINLPLTEGGEIGALVESFNQMVKDLKSKNEELMHSQRIAAWKEVAQRMAHEIKNPLTPIQLSAERIRRKLNSEVPEEFQEIVTKGSETIVGQVKILEHLVNEFSEFARMPAPRLINQHLEPVVLESAKLFEHTPGIHIELNFAKNLPEIFLDKKLFLGIMNNLFKNAVEAIEKRRQRGDSSLFQGKVRISTVLEKRIMRRSVVLLVEDNGIGVSPEYRSKVFEPYYSTKEEHVSGIGLAIVQKTVIDHNGHISMDSSELGGCKFRIELPVA, encoded by the coding sequence ATGAAATGGTTTCCATTCCGGGTAGAGGAAGAGAATCGATATTATCTTCGAGACCTTCTCATTTTATCTGGAGTGATCTTCATTGCCGTTCTTTCAGCGGAAATCATCCATTTCAGAAATTCTGAAAATATAGATATAGTAGATCGGATATTGATCTACGTTTATTATACAGTTCCATTAGTCGTTTTATTCCTGATCCTTTCCTATTTTTATAGGAATCGTAGGAATTTAGAAACCGGAAGGCTTAAAAGTTCCATTCGTTATAGACTTTCTCTTTCATTTTTGTTTATCGCAATGCTTCCTTCTTTTCCGGTGTTCTTACTCACCTCGAATGTGATTGGAAGAGTATTCGAAGGATTTTACGGTTTAGATATTGCCCAGGCTTTGGAAGCAGGGGACCATTTTGTCCGGAAAGAATTGGATCTAGAAAAAAGAAATCTATTAGAAAAAGCTAAACTATTCAGAAATCTTGTCCAAAGGCAAAATCCAAACCCGAATCTACTAACGAATCGCGCAAATGAGTTGGATCTGATTTCTAATCCAAATTATTATGTGGGATGGTATGATAATAATACGGCCATACTAGAAAACAGATCCTTGAAGTTAGCGATTTCTCCGCAGGAATTTACAAGCTTTGGTATAGAAGGTATTTCCGAAAAACTGGCTCTGAACCAAAATTTGGGATTTTATCTACTTAAAATAGATTCATTAAATCCTACGAAATTTCTTATATTAGGAAAACGTGTTTTTCAGGGAGAGGAAGCCAGGGCGTATTCCTTTATCAATACCAGGAAAAACTATATCACCGCGGATCTAGCAAAGGAAAAACTTCCTTATGAAGTCAGGCTTACCATTACTTTACTGACCGTGTTTGCATTTTTACTCTCCATCTTCTTCTCTCTTGTATTTGCCCGAAAAATCTCTAGGCCTATCATAGATCTTGCAAATGCGACTCAAAAAGTTTCCTTAGGAGATACAGATATCAATCTTCCCCTTACGGAAGGTGGCGAGATAGGAGCATTAGTAGAATCTTTTAACCAAATGGTGAAGGACCTAAAGTCCAAAAATGAGGAATTGATGCATTCTCAACGGATTGCGGCTTGGAAAGAAGTGGCGCAAAGAATGGCTCATGAGATCAAAAATCCGTTAACTCCTATCCAGCTCTCCGCAGAAAGAATACGCAGAAAATTAAACTCCGAAGTTCCGGAAGAATTCCAAGAGATCGTCACCAAAGGAAGTGAAACGATAGTCGGTCAGGTAAAAATTTTGGAACATCTAGTAAATGAATTCTCTGAATTTGCCAGAATGCCAGCACCTAGACTCATTAACCAACATTTGGAGCCTGTAGTATTAGAAAGTGCAAAACTTTTCGAACATACTCCAGGCATCCACATAGAACTGAACTTCGCCAAAAATTTGCCTGAAATCTTTTTGGACAAAAAACTGTTTTTAGGGATCATGAACAATCTTTTCAAAAATGCAGTGGAAGCCATCGAAAAGAGAAGGCAAAGAGGTGACTCTAGTCTCTTTCAAGGAAAAGTTCGTATTTCTACCGTATTAGAAAAAAGGATTATGAGACGTTCTGTGGTTTTACTTGTGGAAGATAATGGGATCGGAGTTTCTCCCGAATATAGATCCAAGGTTTTTGAACCGTACTATTCTACCAAGGAAGAACATGTCTCAGGAATTGGGCTCGCAATCGTCCAGAAAACTGTGATCGATCATAATGGTCATATTTCTATGGACTCTTCCGAATTAGGCGGATGTAAATTTAGGATAGAACTCCCGGTAGCTTAA
- the hprK gene encoding HPr(Ser) kinase/phosphatase codes for MSVPGINVSNILKDHPELGLKLIAGENGLQNRIHSSEINRPGLSLTGFYESFAHDRIQIFGKGEWAYITSKEGEDMEKLAADFFHFHLNCIIFTHGNVPPPIFVEYCDRLNIPLLGSDVSTHKFITLISQILDRSLAPRTMRHGVLIEVFGIGILLSGKSGVGKSETALELIERGHRLVADDMVEIRRLSESYLIGTCSDLLRHHMEIRGLGILNIKDIFGIGSVRDHKLIELIIHLEEWTEEKEFDRTGLENRTEEVLGVNIPLIKLPVRPGRNIPIIVETAAMNQRLKKLGKNAAAEFSQKLNIYLQQGKVERNPPQN; via the coding sequence ATGTCCGTTCCCGGAATCAATGTTTCTAATATTCTAAAAGACCATCCGGAATTAGGTTTAAAACTTATCGCAGGAGAGAATGGACTCCAAAACCGAATCCATAGTTCTGAGATCAATAGACCTGGTCTTTCTCTCACCGGCTTCTACGAAAGTTTTGCCCATGATCGTATCCAAATTTTTGGAAAAGGGGAATGGGCCTATATCACTTCCAAAGAGGGCGAGGATATGGAAAAGCTCGCCGCTGATTTTTTCCATTTTCATTTAAACTGTATTATATTCACTCACGGAAATGTTCCTCCTCCCATCTTTGTAGAATACTGCGATCGTCTGAATATTCCCCTTTTGGGTTCGGATGTTTCTACTCATAAGTTCATCACGCTTATTTCTCAAATTTTGGACAGAAGTCTGGCACCCAGAACCATGAGACATGGGGTTCTAATCGAGGTATTCGGGATTGGGATACTTCTCTCAGGTAAGAGTGGAGTAGGAAAAAGTGAAACTGCACTCGAACTCATAGAAAGAGGCCACAGACTAGTAGCAGATGATATGGTCGAGATCAGAAGACTTTCGGAAAGTTATCTGATAGGAACCTGTTCGGACCTTCTGCGTCATCATATGGAAATCAGAGGATTAGGAATTTTGAATATAAAAGATATATTCGGGATCGGGTCCGTAAGAGACCATAAACTAATCGAACTTATCATCCATTTGGAAGAATGGACGGAAGAAAAAGAATTCGACCGGACCGGGCTCGAAAACAGAACGGAAGAAGTTTTAGGTGTAAATATTCCTTTAATCAAACTTCCTGTTCGACCAGGAAGAAATATTCCGATTATCGTAGAGACCGCCGCAATGAACCAAAGATTGAAAAAACTTGGAAAGAATGCGGCGGCTGAATTCAGTCAAAAATTAAATATATATTTGCAGCAAGGAAAAGTTGAAAGAAATCCACCTCAAAATTAA
- a CDS encoding sigma-54-dependent transcriptional regulator: MRIFIVDDEPEIRKSLQDILGDENYEAEQFSSGKNFLKHLKIERPSLVLLDVWLGKEDGLAILDEIKKIYPTVPVVMISGHGTIELAVQATKKGALNFLEKPLSIAKVLEAVEEALVYSEKSEATEIKLESDEILGNSPAIQKVKFSIAQAAATNARVFIYGENGTGKELVAKTIFKNSKRKDQPFVEVNCAALPEELIESELFGYVKGAFTGATDTRIGKFEAANGGTLFLDEICDMSLSTQAKVLRILQEQRFEKLGSTEQVSVDVRIIAATNIPVEEAIKEGKFREDLYYRLNVIPIVIPPLRDRKSDIPLLVDHYVRQTIAENNLTPKIIEKEAVSILENHFWPGNIRELKNVIERLCIMTVSDIIRAQDVKDSMTGFVKANDLVEKGDFKKAKEEFEKQYILKTLQTNEGNVSKTSKALGIERSHLYRKMKSLGIQAEDIHD, encoded by the coding sequence ATGAGAATATTCATAGTAGATGACGAACCGGAAATCCGTAAATCTCTCCAAGATATTTTGGGGGACGAGAATTACGAAGCGGAACAATTCTCTTCCGGCAAAAACTTCTTAAAACATCTTAAGATAGAAAGACCAAGTTTAGTTTTATTAGACGTTTGGCTCGGAAAGGAAGACGGACTCGCGATCCTAGACGAAATCAAAAAAATATATCCCACCGTCCCAGTCGTTATGATCTCAGGGCATGGAACCATAGAACTCGCGGTACAAGCCACCAAAAAGGGCGCATTAAACTTTTTAGAAAAGCCATTATCTATCGCAAAAGTTTTAGAAGCTGTAGAAGAAGCATTAGTATATTCGGAAAAATCGGAAGCTACTGAAATTAAACTAGAATCCGATGAAATTTTAGGAAATTCTCCGGCTATACAAAAAGTGAAATTTTCCATCGCGCAAGCAGCGGCAACGAACGCAAGGGTGTTTATCTATGGGGAAAATGGAACTGGAAAGGAATTAGTCGCTAAAACTATATTCAAAAATTCTAAACGAAAAGACCAACCTTTCGTAGAGGTTAACTGTGCCGCACTTCCCGAAGAATTGATAGAATCGGAACTTTTCGGTTATGTAAAAGGAGCATTCACAGGTGCTACTGATACAAGGATCGGAAAATTCGAAGCCGCCAACGGAGGTACCTTATTTCTGGATGAGATCTGCGATATGTCCTTATCCACACAAGCAAAGGTGCTTCGTATCTTACAAGAACAAAGATTCGAAAAGTTGGGAAGTACAGAACAAGTATCTGTGGACGTTAGAATTATCGCCGCCACTAATATCCCGGTGGAAGAAGCAATCAAGGAAGGAAAGTTCAGAGAAGATTTATATTATCGGTTGAACGTAATTCCGATCGTAATCCCTCCTTTAAGAGATCGTAAATCCGATATTCCACTTTTAGTAGATCATTATGTAAGGCAAACGATCGCTGAAAATAATCTTACTCCCAAAATTATTGAGAAGGAAGCAGTTTCTATTTTGGAAAACCATTTTTGGCCGGGAAATATCAGAGAATTAAAGAACGTAATCGAAAGACTTTGTATTATGACCGTAAGTGATATTATACGTGCCCAAGATGTGAAGGATTCCATGACCGGTTTCGTAAAAGCAAACGACCTGGTGGAAAAAGGGGACTTCAAAAAAGCGAAAGAAGAATTCGAAAAACAGTATATTCTAAAAACGCTACAGACTAACGAAGGAAATGTTTCCAAGACCTCAAAAGCACTCGGAATAGAAAGGTCACACTTATATAGAAAAATGAAATCCTTAGGAATTCAGGCGGAGGATATCCATGACTAA
- a CDS encoding LptA/OstA family protein, translated as MKRILVLFYLVFLLTSPAKSHSRPPLLFSAETLDPKSFQGIGEVDPKRKESFPTFWGANALTQEDKEVQGLKVTIFSLEGGAWIQHKKVKLGANRIEVFGKEAYKAFLKNGVHIEDQENGTVMRAGVGEYDKYSEMVYIKERPRLSFRDKTGKTTVISAKQIDRELNTKVTKLHGGVIVNHPEVTIFCAEAIFKESEHLITTDPNPILISKNRYLSGKKLSFYTNESRILLEENTVLFQSSEETKKDPEGNEKKQTVLTILKGDRIESRPNEENDRTVLISGNATVLRKDMKITSDNIESVGKDSRIIKARKNIKVHDRENNLLLSGNVFDYFRNENYLHLTDEGKMEFLDKNSNQVTSTITAQEFERFLDQKETVIRGNIWIKSKSTEAQGEYATYFENDESVLLEGNPRINRSGKILRAGKIVFYPREGRSILTEGVHLGN; from the coding sequence ATGAAACGTATCCTAGTCTTATTCTATCTAGTATTCTTGCTTACTTCTCCGGCGAAATCTCATTCAAGACCCCCACTTTTATTTTCTGCGGAGACATTGGATCCAAAAAGTTTCCAAGGAATTGGGGAAGTAGATCCAAAACGTAAGGAAAGTTTTCCTACATTTTGGGGTGCAAATGCACTTACCCAAGAAGACAAAGAAGTCCAGGGTCTTAAAGTCACAATCTTTAGTTTAGAAGGCGGAGCTTGGATCCAACATAAAAAAGTAAAATTGGGTGCAAATAGAATAGAGGTCTTCGGAAAAGAGGCATATAAAGCTTTTTTAAAAAACGGAGTACATATAGAAGATCAAGAAAACGGAACTGTGATGAGAGCTGGAGTAGGAGAATATGATAAATATTCCGAAATGGTTTATATCAAAGAAAGACCCAGATTGAGCTTTCGGGACAAAACCGGAAAAACCACTGTTATTTCCGCAAAACAGATCGATCGAGAATTAAATACTAAGGTCACAAAATTACATGGTGGAGTAATCGTAAATCATCCGGAAGTTACGATCTTTTGCGCAGAAGCGATTTTTAAAGAATCGGAACATCTGATCACTACGGATCCAAATCCGATCTTAATTTCTAAGAACAGATATTTGAGCGGGAAAAAATTATCCTTCTACACAAACGAAAGCAGAATACTTTTAGAAGAAAATACAGTATTATTCCAATCTTCCGAAGAGACCAAAAAAGATCCGGAAGGAAATGAGAAAAAACAAACGGTTCTTACCATCCTAAAAGGGGATCGAATAGAAAGTCGTCCTAACGAAGAAAATGATCGCACAGTTCTAATCAGTGGAAATGCGACAGTCCTGCGAAAAGATATGAAGATAACTTCTGATAATATTGAATCAGTAGGAAAAGATTCTCGTATCATTAAGGCCAGAAAGAATATTAAAGTACATGATCGAGAAAACAATCTCCTTCTTTCGGGTAACGTATTCGATTATTTTAGGAACGAAAACTATCTTCACCTGACTGATGAAGGTAAGATGGAATTTTTAGACAAAAATTCGAATCAGGTAACAAGCACAATCACTGCTCAAGAATTCGAACGTTTCTTGGATCAAAAAGAAACAGTGATCCGAGGAAATATCTGGATCAAATCCAAGTCCACAGAGGCACAAGGTGAATATGCTACCTATTTTGAAAACGACGAATCTGTACTTTTAGAAGGAAATCCTAGGATTAATCGAAGTGGTAAGATTCTAAGAGCGGGAAAAATCGTCTTTTATCCAAGAGAAGGAAGATCAATTCTGACAGAAGGAGTCCATTTAGGAAATTAG
- the rpoN gene encoding RNA polymerase factor sigma-54 has product MNLNHQLVQKQTQKLVMTQDLRQSIELLPLSTLELADRISAELVENPMLEEEPGSERSKSPELYSVDDLRRKEKNDFLKNSDQGWQDSFSLDKPQYRGTDASDRNQKYIESSPNAQSLSEHLLWQLRISSLKGKEMEVAEVLISMLDDRGFISQTQAELAAEIGVSAKIIKKVLEQIHQLDPLGIGAGSIQETLYVQARILKPEDKNLHDLILNYLKDLEKLDYKGISKKMGLPVEAIEAMAAEIKKLEPFPATLYTPQKPDYIVPDVIIREIEGEFSILLNDEWLPKLKINKEYKGMLKKGAGAKDSDKEYISTKLNSAEWLIRSVNQRRQTLYRVVSAIIELQTEFFRKGVRFLKPLTLKDIAERLDLHESTVSRITSNKYVQTSWGILELKWFFSSGLKSKSSEGGMESSKTIHDIIRILVKEEDPENPLSDQDIVEKIESKGIEIARRTVAKYRKILKILPSNQRKKVKSLEAR; this is encoded by the coding sequence GTGAATCTGAACCACCAGTTAGTACAGAAGCAGACACAGAAGCTTGTCATGACGCAAGACTTGCGCCAGTCGATAGAGCTTCTGCCTTTGTCTACTCTGGAGCTCGCTGATAGAATCAGTGCAGAACTGGTGGAAAATCCAATGCTGGAAGAGGAACCCGGCTCAGAAAGAAGCAAAAGCCCGGAACTCTATTCCGTAGATGATCTAAGAAGAAAAGAGAAGAACGACTTTCTCAAAAATTCGGATCAGGGTTGGCAGGATTCTTTTAGTTTAGACAAGCCCCAATATCGAGGTACGGACGCTTCCGATAGAAACCAAAAATACATTGAATCTTCTCCTAACGCACAATCCCTTTCAGAACATTTACTTTGGCAACTCAGGATCTCCTCCTTAAAAGGAAAAGAAATGGAGGTCGCAGAAGTTTTGATCTCCATGCTGGACGATAGAGGATTTATTTCCCAAACACAGGCAGAACTTGCCGCCGAAATCGGAGTTTCCGCCAAAATAATCAAAAAAGTTTTGGAACAAATCCATCAATTGGATCCACTTGGAATCGGTGCCGGAAGTATCCAAGAAACATTATATGTCCAAGCAAGAATACTAAAACCGGAAGATAAAAATTTACACGATCTCATCTTAAATTATCTAAAAGACCTGGAAAAACTGGATTATAAAGGAATTTCCAAAAAGATGGGGCTTCCTGTGGAAGCGATTGAAGCAATGGCAGCTGAGATCAAAAAACTGGAGCCATTCCCCGCAACATTATACACTCCCCAAAAACCGGATTATATAGTCCCTGATGTGATCATTCGAGAAATTGAAGGTGAGTTCAGCATCTTGCTGAATGATGAATGGCTTCCTAAATTAAAAATTAATAAAGAATACAAGGGAATGCTCAAAAAAGGAGCCGGCGCCAAGGATTCAGACAAGGAATATATTTCCACCAAGCTAAATTCCGCCGAATGGCTGATCCGCTCCGTAAACCAAAGAAGACAAACATTATATAGAGTTGTTTCCGCAATCATAGAACTACAAACTGAATTTTTCCGCAAGGGAGTGAGGTTTTTAAAACCTCTCACTTTAAAAGATATAGCAGAAAGATTGGATCTTCATGAATCCACAGTTTCTCGTATCACTTCCAATAAGTATGTACAAACTTCATGGGGAATTTTAGAATTAAAATGGTTCTTCTCCTCCGGATTAAAATCCAAAAGTTCGGAAGGTGGAATGGAATCCTCCAAAACCATCCATGATATTATACGCATTTTAGTAAAAGAAGAAGATCCCGAAAATCCACTCTCCGATCAGGACATAGTGGAAAAAATAGAAAGTAAAGGGATTGAGATCGCCAGAAGAACTGTGGCAAAGTACCGTAAAATCCTAAAAATTTTACCATCCAACCAAAGAAAAAAAGTAAAATCTCTGGAAGCAAGGTAA
- a CDS encoding HPr family phosphocarrier protein, whose product MKEIHLKINENGAGMHARPASVFVNCAAKYSCEVLVSKDGVEVNGKSIMGLMMLALAPGQEFSIKTEGVQEEEAADALAKLVEGDFAI is encoded by the coding sequence TTGAAAGAAATCCACCTCAAAATTAACGAAAACGGCGCAGGGATGCACGCTCGTCCCGCCTCTGTCTTTGTGAATTGCGCGGCAAAATACTCCTGCGAAGTTCTAGTCTCCAAAGACGGGGTGGAAGTGAACGGTAAAAGTATCATGGGACTCATGATGCTTGCCTTAGCGCCCGGTCAGGAATTTTCCATCAAAACAGAAGGCGTCCAGGAAGAGGAAGCCGCAGATGCATTAGCCAAATTGGTGGAAGGCGATTTTGCGATATGA
- the lptC gene encoding LPS export ABC transporter periplasmic protein LptC yields MDSDTLKKYGPGLGVGLGLLFLVSFYSGGKSDAKYTRVEEEKEKGSTVSFKNFAKDQYDGNGTILWKLKAEEAYLYADEKRYVLYGINFDQYENGKFKSKLTGEKGEINQISKLMKLTGNILLKTEEHRTLRAKSLDYNDETKELSSNEEVVIDANGTHIRGVGLRADKDLNKFTILRPSAITQGGSNPLSSSPKEK; encoded by the coding sequence ATAGACTCGGACACCCTTAAGAAATACGGTCCGGGCCTAGGAGTAGGACTAGGGCTTTTATTCTTAGTATCATTCTATTCCGGCGGAAAATCGGACGCTAAATACACTCGTGTAGAAGAAGAAAAAGAAAAAGGTTCCACTGTTTCCTTCAAAAATTTTGCAAAAGACCAGTATGACGGAAATGGAACTATATTATGGAAATTGAAAGCAGAAGAAGCCTATCTTTATGCTGACGAAAAAAGATACGTTCTGTATGGGATCAATTTTGATCAATATGAGAATGGAAAGTTCAAGTCCAAACTCACTGGTGAAAAAGGTGAGATCAATCAGATCTCTAAATTGATGAAACTCACCGGGAATATTCTTCTAAAAACGGAAGAACATAGGACTCTTAGAGCAAAATCATTGGATTATAACGATGAGACCAAAGAACTCAGTTCCAATGAAGAAGTTGTGATAGATGCAAACGGAACACATATCAGAGGTGTGGGTCTTAGAGCCGATAAGGACTTGAACAAGTTTACAATCTTAAGACCGAGTGCGATTACCCAAGGCGGTTCCAATCCACTTTCTTCTTCCCCTAAAGAAAAATGA
- the priA gene encoding replication restart helicase PriA translates to MIQYAELTFDLPILEDTFTYEVPPGTQVGMRVEAKLRGRKEEGIVLSLHHNEPNYEVLQVDRVIDKTPVINEEQIGLAYWVKEQYLASLGECIHKMIPSGRRHSKVKLTEGLTASEPFKLNEEQEAAYQNIKSDFGKDSIHLLFGITGSGKTEVYLHLIRDILQNSNKGVLLLVPEIGLTYHIIRKLEAVFPGEIALLHSALKVSERFKAYTDLLQGKKRIAVGTRSAVFAPVSNLGLVIIDEEHDGSFKEHSTPRYHARQVALQRCRTNKAVLVLGSATPSLEVYHLAKTGKIGLQVLTKRPGTAKPPTVRIEENKKDARLLGSELTFAIKQRLDKKEQVILLLNRRGYSPLIYSEKEKTYIPCPNCTSHLCYHKKGTVICHLCGFSDSLQRLETKLGEKLVMMGTGTQKLEEFLLETFPGAKVERLDQDSIQDKSVLTDVIGRLVDGEIDILTGTQMISKGLDAARVTLVGVLNAGIGLGLPDFRAGERVFSLLTQVAGRAGRSDLAGEVLIETNTVDHPIIRMALDQDYIRFYESEIKTREELFYPPFSRLVRILSRSKDESLSLKTIEEVHQVLKKHLPEPNTVVLGPAPCPFYKIDANFRNHILIKTTVQNKWREILKKEIRPLKISKNVYLELDFDPLDLV, encoded by the coding sequence TTGATCCAATACGCAGAATTAACCTTCGATCTTCCTATCTTAGAGGACACATTCACCTACGAGGTCCCTCCAGGTACCCAAGTCGGAATGAGGGTAGAAGCCAAACTCAGAGGAAGAAAAGAAGAAGGGATCGTATTATCCTTACATCATAATGAACCTAACTACGAGGTTTTACAAGTAGATCGGGTCATAGACAAAACTCCAGTTATCAATGAAGAACAGATTGGGCTCGCATATTGGGTAAAAGAGCAGTATCTCGCTTCTCTTGGGGAATGTATCCACAAGATGATCCCTTCTGGGAGAAGACATTCTAAAGTAAAACTTACAGAAGGACTCACTGCCTCAGAACCCTTTAAATTAAACGAAGAACAAGAAGCTGCTTACCAAAATATAAAATCCGATTTCGGAAAGGATTCCATCCATCTTCTATTTGGAATTACCGGAAGTGGAAAAACGGAAGTTTATCTACATTTAATTCGGGACATTCTCCAGAACTCGAACAAAGGAGTTTTACTCTTAGTTCCGGAGATAGGTCTGACTTATCATATTATTCGTAAATTAGAAGCTGTGTTTCCGGGAGAGATCGCTTTATTACATTCTGCCTTGAAAGTTTCAGAAAGATTCAAAGCATATACGGACCTTCTTCAAGGCAAAAAAAGAATCGCAGTAGGTACAAGATCTGCGGTATTTGCACCCGTCTCAAATTTAGGGTTAGTCATTATAGACGAAGAACATGACGGTTCTTTTAAAGAACATTCTACACCCAGATATCATGCAAGGCAGGTGGCTTTACAAAGATGCAGAACAAATAAAGCAGTTTTAGTTTTGGGATCGGCAACTCCTTCTTTAGAAGTATATCATCTTGCTAAAACCGGAAAGATAGGTTTACAAGTTCTTACAAAAAGACCTGGGACCGCAAAACCTCCGACAGTCAGGATCGAAGAAAATAAAAAAGACGCAAGGCTTCTCGGTTCTGAACTTACATTTGCGATCAAACAGAGATTGGATAAAAAAGAACAGGTCATTCTTCTTTTAAACAGAAGGGGATACAGTCCTCTCATTTATTCCGAAAAGGAAAAAACATACATTCCTTGTCCGAATTGTACGTCTCATCTATGCTATCATAAAAAAGGTACCGTTATCTGTCACCTCTGTGGTTTTTCAGATTCTCTCCAAAGATTAGAAACTAAATTGGGAGAAAAATTAGTAATGATGGGAACTGGTACCCAAAAGTTAGAAGAATTTCTATTAGAAACTTTTCCAGGTGCAAAGGTAGAACGTCTAGATCAAGATTCTATCCAAGACAAAAGTGTTCTTACCGACGTGATCGGAAGATTGGTAGATGGTGAGATAGATATTCTCACAGGAACACAAATGATCTCCAAAGGATTAGATGCTGCACGAGTCACTCTAGTTGGAGTTTTAAACGCGGGAATTGGTTTAGGTCTTCCGGATTTTAGAGCTGGAGAAAGAGTATTTTCTCTTTTGACTCAAGTAGCTGGAAGAGCAGGGCGATCCGATCTAGCGGGAGAAGTTTTGATTGAAACAAATACAGTAGATCATCCGATCATTCGAATGGCATTAGACCAAGACTATATTCGATTTTACGAATCGGAGATCAAAACAAGAGAGGAACTTTTTTATCCGCCATTCTCCAGATTGGTTCGTATCTTATCCAGGTCCAAAGACGAAAGTCTTTCTCTTAAAACCATTGAAGAAGTGCATCAAGTCCTAAAAAAACATTTGCCTGAACCAAATACAGTTGTGTTAGGTCCTGCTCCTTGTCCTTTTTATAAAATAGATGCAAACTTCAGAAATCATATACTGATCAAAACGACAGTGCAGAATAAATGGAGAGAGATCCTAAAAAAAGAGATCCGACCTCTTAAAATTTCTAAAAACGTTTACCTGGAATTGGATTTTGATCCATTGGATCTTGTTTAA